A single window of Synechococcus sp. C9 DNA harbors:
- a CDS encoding FAD-dependent oxidoreductase yields the protein MNQNFEPNGHFSRRQLLKLFGVGGVGAAIGYSRFVKPEPAVWQPDTLALPWRLEKPIRVTVVGGGLAGLACAYELSQRGFQVTLLERAPQLGGKIAGWPIEVNGVSLQMEHGFHGFFPQYYNLNRLVQELDCDGNFVSLNSYAVAYKNGYAAEVFRPSHSAFPWNIVDLAVASENRWRWGLNLTSPGHWGVFREITGFDPVQSYQRLDHLSVLEWVGNDFPQGLFDLYFLPFAKSSLNAPDRLSAGELMQFFHFYFFGNPEGLAFRGTRQDMRRSLVEPIAASIRANGGVVRTGVTVTGVDWQGGKIAGLEVQAAGQGSAAPFWVSANPVLPRGFYGAGDAVYQTKGNQALCLTCPHQGCTVQVQSNGGYRCPCHGAEFTAQGEVVKGPATRNLSTFTILTESPERVQLVAQNIAHEGLERLESEYYVLAADVPGVQQIIRLSRGEPNPEVVAQIEGLTVADPFAVARFWFDRDFEWQYSDFTSLSGYRLTDSITLYHRIQDDYKAWAQATGGSVVELHAYCYKEKEFPNQEALLTTFEQELYEVVPALRGATILHRELVNQKNFSGFPPHSYDQRPTSATAVPNLFLAGDWVKMPFPCALMERAVSSGFLAANEIISQEGLQRRPLYSVHPRGLLAT from the coding sequence ATGAATCAAAATTTTGAACCCAACGGCCATTTCTCCCGCCGCCAGTTGCTCAAGCTGTTTGGGGTGGGAGGTGTGGGTGCCGCCATCGGCTATTCCCGTTTTGTGAAACCTGAACCGGCGGTATGGCAACCGGATACCCTGGCGTTACCCTGGCGTTTGGAAAAACCCATCCGGGTGACAGTGGTGGGGGGTGGTTTGGCGGGTTTGGCCTGTGCCTACGAACTCAGCCAACGGGGGTTTCAGGTCACCTTATTAGAACGGGCGCCACAATTGGGAGGAAAAATCGCCGGGTGGCCGATTGAGGTGAATGGGGTGTCCCTGCAAATGGAGCATGGGTTTCACGGTTTTTTTCCCCAGTATTATAATCTCAACCGTCTGGTGCAGGAATTGGATTGTGATGGGAATTTTGTCTCCCTAAATTCCTATGCGGTGGCCTACAAAAATGGCTATGCGGCGGAGGTTTTTCGTCCCAGCCATTCCGCGTTTCCCTGGAATATCGTGGATTTGGCGGTCGCTTCGGAGAATCGTTGGCGCTGGGGTCTGAATCTCACCAGTCCGGGGCATTGGGGTGTATTCCGGGAAATTACCGGCTTTGACCCGGTGCAGAGCTATCAACGGCTGGATCACCTGTCCGTGCTGGAATGGGTGGGCAATGATTTTCCCCAGGGTTTGTTTGATTTGTACTTTTTACCCTTTGCCAAATCCAGTTTGAATGCCCCGGATCGGCTGAGTGCCGGGGAATTGATGCAGTTTTTCCACTTTTATTTCTTTGGCAATCCCGAGGGGCTGGCCTTCCGGGGCACCCGCCAGGATATGCGCCGCTCCCTGGTGGAACCGATTGCCGCCAGCATCCGTGCCAATGGAGGGGTGGTACGCACGGGGGTCACGGTCACGGGCGTGGACTGGCAGGGGGGCAAAATCGCCGGGTTGGAGGTGCAAGCCGCCGGTCAGGGGAGTGCTGCGCCGTTTTGGGTGTCAGCCAATCCCGTGTTACCAAGGGGGTTCTATGGCGCCGGGGATGCGGTCTATCAAACCAAGGGGAACCAAGCCCTCTGCCTCACTTGTCCGCACCAGGGCTGTACGGTGCAAGTGCAAAGTAATGGCGGTTATCGCTGTCCCTGTCACGGGGCGGAATTTACGGCGCAGGGGGAGGTAGTCAAAGGCCCGGCCACCCGCAATTTGAGTACATTTACCATCCTTACCGAGTCTCCGGAGCGGGTGCAGTTGGTGGCGCAAAATATTGCCCATGAGGGACTTGAGCGGCTCGAATCCGAATACTATGTCCTGGCCGCTGATGTTCCCGGCGTGCAACAAATCATCCGTCTGAGTCGGGGGGAACCCAACCCGGAGGTGGTGGCACAAATTGAGGGTTTAACCGTGGCGGACCCGTTTGCTGTGGCTCGGTTCTGGTTTGACCGGGATTTTGAATGGCAGTACAGTGACTTTACTTCCCTGTCCGGTTATCGCTTGACGGATAGTATTACGTTGTACCACCGTATCCAGGACGATTACAAAGCCTGGGCCCAGGCCACCGGCGGCAGTGTGGTGGAGTTACACGCCTATTGTTACAAGGAAAAGGAATTTCCCAACCAGGAGGCTTTGCTGACTACGTTTGAACAGGAATTGTACGAGGTGGTACCGGCTTTGCGGGGGGCGACCATTTTGCATCGGGAGTTGGTCAACCAAAAGAATTTTTCCGGGTTTCCGCCCCACAGTTACGACCAGCGTCCCACCAGTGCCACAGCGGTACCTAATCTATTCCTGGCGGGGGATTGGGTGAAAATGCCCTTCCCCTGTGCGTTGATGGAGCGGGCGGTGAGCAGTGGTTTTTTGGCGGCCAACGAGATTATCAGCCAGGAAGGATTGCAACGCCGTCCCCTCTATTCCGTGCATCCCCGGGGGTTGTTGGCGACCTAG
- a CDS encoding ABC transporter permease, protein MGIKRVGRETWAVARRILTELIRRQRSLAFWGFFPVSILLLIGMILTGRTDLTIPEAFEQAAVAALVGSGFFFSGVGGTVSTIVAEREQGTLKRLFLSPMSGLSYFLGIFLAYILVATAQVVLVAGVAAYLGARYHGNVLLGLLLFALTVAGYVGAGFILGTQLARRTDDVNALVAAVGLPFVIIGGTFLPTTLFPENLLAVAKYTPVYHMNQGLLGVAIQGYSWQEVGENLGYLAVFTGVMVIGGWLSYLQMVQRERQL, encoded by the coding sequence ATGGGGATAAAACGGGTGGGACGGGAAACCTGGGCGGTGGCGCGGCGGATTCTCACGGAATTGATCCGCCGTCAGCGCAGTTTGGCGTTTTGGGGGTTTTTCCCCGTGTCGATCCTTTTATTAATTGGCATGATCTTGACCGGGCGCACGGATTTGACCATCCCGGAAGCCTTTGAGCAGGCGGCTGTGGCTGCTTTAGTGGGTTCTGGTTTTTTCTTCAGTGGCGTGGGGGGCACGGTTTCGACCATCGTGGCGGAACGGGAGCAGGGCACCCTGAAACGGTTATTTCTCTCACCCATGAGCGGGTTGTCCTATTTTTTGGGAATTTTTCTCGCCTATATTCTCGTAGCGACGGCGCAGGTGGTTTTGGTGGCAGGGGTGGCAGCCTACCTGGGGGCAAGGTATCACGGCAATGTACTGTTGGGTCTGCTGTTGTTTGCGTTGACCGTAGCGGGCTATGTGGGGGCGGGGTTTATCTTGGGTACGCAATTAGCAAGACGTACAGATGATGTAAATGCATTGGTCGCCGCTGTCGGTCTGCCGTTTGTGATCATTGGGGGGACATTCTTGCCCACCACCCTATTTCCAGAAAATCTTTTAGCAGTGGCGAAATATACGCCGGTTTATCACATGAATCAGGGGTTATTGGGGGTGGCAATCCAGGGGTATTCCTGGCAAGAGGTTGGGGAAAACTTGGGTTATTTAGCCGTATTTACTGGAGTAATGGTGATAGGGGGTTGGTTGTCCTATTTGCAAATGGTGCAAAGAGAACGGCAACTTTAG